TGATGTAAAATTTAATACTCCAACAGTTTTAATAATAGGTAATGAACAAAAAGGTGTGTCTAACACACTTCTTAAATTAAGTGATCAAAATATTTACATCCCTCAAGCAGGAACAGTGCAATCTTTAAATGCTTCTGTTGCTGCTGGTATATGTTTTTATTGTCTAAAAAATAAATAAGGAAAATTTTAGGAATTTTTTGCATGATTTTTTTAACTTAAATGAAAAAATTAAGTTATGAATAAATACAAAAATAACTGAATTTCCTTTTTTTATATTCATAAAAAACAATTAGAATTTTTAGCAAGAGAATTAATAAAAGATAAAAATATTCCTTTAACAGTTGACGATTTTATTCCAGAAGCAATGGATGAAATCAAACAACAATTAGATTCTCAAAAAGAAGTAAATATATCATATATTTTAAAAGCATGTGAATATAGATTTAGAAATATTATAAAAAAATATACTTCCAAAAAACACAATGTTTTAAATAATGCTTATTATTATGAAAAGGATGAATTATTTGACATTGCATATGAAGACAAATATTTAGATAATTTATTTTTATCTCATTTAAAAAGCAAGTTAAAATTAACAAAAACTGAAGAAATTATTTTAGATAATTATTTTTTAGAGGGTCAAACAAAAACTGAAATTTTTAAAAAATATCACATTTCTCCCTATTATCAAAATTCAATTTCGCGTCAACTAACAACAAAAATCACCAATATAATATAATTTATTATATAATTTAAAAATTATGAAAAAACAAAGCAAAAAAGTTTCATTAGCATGTACAATATGCAAGCACAAAAACTATTCAACAAATAAATCAATTGAAAAACGGCTAGAAATAAATAAATTTTGTCGTTTTTGCAATGCTAAAACCTTACATAAGGAGGAAAAATAATGAGTCAAAGAAATGATGAAAAAATCGAACCATTTCAAAATCTTTCTTTTAAAGAATCGCAAGCTTTAAAAGAACAGATACCTCCAGTCACAAAAGAAAGACCATTTCGTGCATTTAGAAAAGATATAAAAAGAATTATTTGACCAAAAGCAAAAAAAGCATGAAAATGATACGCTCTAACATTAATATTTTTAGTAGTTTTTGCTGTGTTCTTTTTTGTGGTAACGGTATTTTTTACAAATATTTGAAATTCATTAGGAATTAAATTATAAAGGGGTAAATATGACAGATACAAATGGTGAAAAATTAATATATAAATGATATATGATTTCAACTGTTTCAGGTAAAGAAGAAAAAGTAAAAGAAACACTTGAAAATAAAATTCAAACAACAGGAATGCAAGAATTTTTTGAACAAATTAGAATTTTTCAAATGCCACATTTAACAAGTAAAGAACTTGAGAAAAAAACACGTGGTGAACAATATGAACCTAAATTTATTAATATGTATAAAGGTTATATTTTTATTAAAATGTGCATGAGTGATGATTCTTGATATTTAGTACGTAATACACAATATGTAACCGGATTGATTGGTTCTAGTGGAAAAGGAGCAAAACCTACCCCTATTTCAAAAAGAAAAATCGAAGAGATGGAAAACAAAGAAAGATTATTGCGTGAAGAATTCGAAACTGGAAATATTGAAACCGCTTTCAAAGAACAAACAATTGTTAGAGTAATTAGAAAAGATAGTCCTTACTTTGGACAAGAAGGTGCAATTATTCAAAATGATGACAAAGAAGAAAGAGCTTTTGTTGAAATTGAAACCTTTGGAAGAAAAACCCCAACCCAATTTGAATATAAAGATTTAGAAATTATTGGTTAATATAAAAAGCACTTTAAAGGTGCTTTTTATTATATTTCTTTCAACTTTTTTAATTTTTCAACATATTGATTGATATTTCTCTCATTAAAAAAATCTTCTTTTGAATTAAAAAGTAAATACAAGTAATCTATTTCATCATAAATTTTGTAAATTAATTCTTTTGGGTATTTATATTTAATAATGTTTGTTTTAAAATCATTTCAATCAATTACATTAAAATCATTGCGTAAATTTGTTTTTACATCAAGATCAAAATCAATATATTTTACTGTGTTATCTTCTATATAAAAAGGACTTGCTAGATTTACATAAACAAATTTTTGATCATTTCTAACTAATATAGTTGCATTAAAAAAATGCGTTTTAGAAAATAAAAACAATGTCGGTTCATTAACTACTCAGTTAATTGATTCTTCAGCGACTTTAGTTTTAACCATTAAAAACACCGCATAGTCTTTTCAATTGTCAATCAATTTAACACCATTATATTGTCTATATAATGTACCATCGTATTTAAATGATTGAATATTTAAAAATTCAGCATTTTTAATTAGGTCATCTAGTTTGTTTTTAATTCTTTCCATAATATTTTAATTTTATATTAAATTCTGTTTCTTTGTTTAATTCTTGCTGCATTTCATAGTCTAAATAATATGTTTGAATATCAGGAATGATGGTGTGTATTAATCT
The nucleotide sequence above comes from Mycoplasma zalophi. Encoded proteins:
- the nusG gene encoding transcription termination/antitermination protein NusG; its protein translation is MTDTNGEKLIYKWYMISTVSGKEEKVKETLENKIQTTGMQEFFEQIRIFQMPHLTSKELEKKTRGEQYEPKFINMYKGYIFIKMCMSDDSWYLVRNTQYVTGLIGSSGKGAKPTPISKRKIEEMENKERLLREEFETGNIETAFKEQTIVRVIRKDSPYFGQEGAIIQNDDKEERAFVEIETFGRKTPTQFEYKDLEIIG
- the secE gene encoding preprotein translocase subunit SecE produces the protein MSQRNDEKIEPFQNLSFKESQALKEQIPPVTKERPFRAFRKDIKRIIWPKAKKAWKWYALTLIFLVVFAVFFFVVTVFFTNIWNSLGIKL
- a CDS encoding DUF402 domain-containing protein, producing MERIKNKLDDLIKNAEFLNIQSFKYDGTLYRQYNGVKLIDNWKDYAVFLMVKTKVAEESINWVVNEPTLFLFSKTHFFNATILVRNDQKFVYVNLASPFYIEDNTVKYIDFDLDVKTNLRNDFNVIDWNDFKTNIIKYKYPKELIYKIYDEIDYLYLLFNSKEDFFNERNINQYVEKLKKLKEI
- the rpmG gene encoding 50S ribosomal protein L33 — translated: MKKQSKKVSLACTICKHKNYSTNKSIEKRLEINKFCRFCNAKTLHKEEK